A window from Leptothermofonsia sichuanensis E412 encodes these proteins:
- the guaA gene encoding glutamine-hydrolyzing GMP synthase, translated as MTLQTEPQPQVASRNQINRQMIAILDFGSQYSELIARRIRETQVYSEVLSYRTSAEQLRQLNPAGIILSGGPNSVYDPGAPQCDPEIWNLDIPVLGVCYGMQLMVQQLGGEVERSDRGEYGKASLFIDDPTDLLTNVEEGSTMWMSHGDSVSSLPNGFGLLAHTDNTPCAAIAHPEKKLYGVQFHPEVVHSIGGQALIRNFVYHICNCEPLWTTAAFVEESIREIRAKVGDKRVLLALSGGVDSSTLAFLMHKAIGDQLTCMFIDQGFMRKLEPERLIKLFQEQFHIPVEYVNARERFLAAINGITDPEEKRKRIGHEFIRVFEEESRRLGPFDYLAQGTLYPDVIESADTNVDPKTGERVAVKIKSHHNVGGLPKDLRFKLVEPLRKLFKDEVRKVGRSIGLPEEIVQRHPFPGPGLAIRILGEVTEERLNILRDADFIVRQEINRCGMYSQLWQAFAVLLPIRSVGVMGDQRTYAYPIVLRLVTSEDGMTADWAKVPYDLLELISNRIVNEVRGVNRVVYDITSKPPGTIEWE; from the coding sequence GTGACTCTACAGACAGAACCGCAACCACAGGTTGCATCACGAAATCAGATTAATCGTCAGATGATTGCCATTCTGGACTTTGGCTCTCAATACTCTGAACTTATCGCTCGCCGAATTCGGGAAACTCAGGTGTACTCCGAAGTGCTTTCCTACCGAACAAGTGCTGAGCAACTGCGACAACTTAACCCTGCCGGTATCATCCTCTCTGGGGGTCCCAACTCGGTTTATGATCCGGGTGCACCCCAATGCGATCCAGAGATCTGGAATCTGGATATTCCAGTTCTGGGAGTTTGTTATGGAATGCAGTTGATGGTGCAACAGCTTGGGGGTGAGGTCGAGCGTTCTGACCGGGGGGAATACGGAAAAGCATCGCTGTTTATCGATGATCCCACGGACCTGCTGACGAACGTGGAAGAAGGATCCACCATGTGGATGAGCCACGGCGACTCTGTCAGTAGCCTGCCAAATGGGTTTGGTCTACTTGCTCATACAGACAACACCCCTTGTGCTGCGATCGCCCATCCAGAGAAAAAACTCTACGGAGTTCAATTTCACCCAGAGGTGGTTCACTCCATTGGTGGGCAGGCACTCATCCGCAATTTTGTTTACCACATCTGTAACTGTGAACCTCTGTGGACAACAGCCGCTTTTGTCGAAGAATCTATCCGGGAAATTCGGGCGAAGGTAGGGGACAAACGAGTGCTACTGGCACTCTCTGGTGGAGTGGATTCCTCTACCCTGGCGTTCCTGATGCATAAGGCAATTGGGGATCAACTGACCTGCATGTTTATTGACCAGGGCTTTATGCGCAAGCTGGAGCCAGAACGGCTGATTAAGCTATTCCAGGAGCAGTTTCACATTCCTGTGGAATATGTCAATGCCCGGGAGCGATTCCTGGCAGCCATCAATGGCATCACTGACCCAGAAGAAAAGCGGAAGCGCATTGGGCATGAGTTTATCCGCGTTTTTGAAGAAGAGTCTCGCCGTCTGGGTCCTTTTGACTACCTGGCACAGGGCACACTCTATCCCGATGTAATTGAATCAGCGGATACCAATGTGGATCCCAAAACGGGTGAACGAGTTGCCGTCAAAATCAAGAGCCATCATAATGTTGGCGGGTTACCAAAAGACCTACGGTTTAAGCTGGTGGAGCCTCTACGGAAACTTTTCAAGGATGAGGTCCGTAAAGTTGGGCGTTCCATTGGTTTGCCCGAAGAAATTGTGCAACGACATCCATTCCCCGGTCCCGGACTGGCAATCCGGATTTTGGGGGAGGTTACTGAAGAGCGATTGAATATTCTGCGGGATGCGGACTTTATTGTGCGGCAGGAGATAAATCGCTGTGGCATGTACAGCCAGCTATGGCAGGCATTTGCTGTGCTTTTACCCATTCGCAGTGTGGGCGTCATGGGCGACCAACGCACCTATGCTTACCCAATTGTGCTGCGGCTGGTCACCAGTGAGGACGGCATGACCGCAGACTGGGCAAAGGTTCCCTACGACCTGCTAGAACTGATTTCAAATCGGATTGTGAATGAAGTTCGAGGGGTAAACCGGGTGGTCTACGATATTACCTCTAAACCGCCTGGAACCATTGAGTGGGAGTAG
- a CDS encoding DUF192 domain-containing protein — protein sequence MNLSSSWQKYFAGVLVLELVLVSCTAPVPAVPPTNLSNPTAPPPNSGSAGLGQQLPIEATVTIGDQLIRLEVAKTAEQQAIGLMYRTELADNRGMLFPFEFPRRTSFWMKNCLISLDMVFLRDGRVESIFSNVPPCQADPCPTYGPNVLIDQVIELRGGRAAELGLKVGDRLTVKYQ from the coding sequence ATGAACTTAAGCTCGTCCTGGCAAAAATACTTCGCTGGAGTGCTGGTATTGGAACTCGTTCTGGTTAGCTGCACAGCTCCGGTTCCCGCTGTCCCTCCAACAAACCTATCAAACCCGACGGCTCCACCGCCCAATTCAGGGTCAGCCGGGCTGGGGCAGCAACTACCAATTGAGGCAACGGTCACCATTGGCGATCAACTGATTCGGCTTGAAGTGGCTAAGACAGCAGAACAGCAGGCGATCGGGTTAATGTACCGCACCGAATTAGCCGATAACCGGGGGATGCTGTTTCCCTTTGAGTTTCCCCGCCGCACCAGTTTTTGGATGAAAAACTGCTTGATTAGTCTGGATATGGTGTTTCTGCGCGATGGCAGAGTGGAATCCATTTTCAGTAATGTTCCGCCCTGTCAGGCAGATCCCTGCCCCACATACGGTCCCAATGTCCTGATTGACCAGGTGATTGAACTGCGGGGTGGACGTGCAGCCGAACTGGGGTTGAAGGTGGGCGATCGCTTAACCGTGAAGTACCAGTAG
- a CDS encoding DUF2949 domain-containing protein, protein MAPATYNRFIRFLQEDLALSASSIAIALRHIEQDPGPMPMILWQYGLVTLEQLDQIYDWLEKAA, encoded by the coding sequence ATGGCACCCGCTACTTACAATCGATTCATCCGGTTCTTACAAGAAGACCTGGCGCTTTCGGCGTCTTCTATTGCGATCGCCCTCCGCCATATCGAGCAAGACCCTGGTCCAATGCCCATGATTCTGTGGCAGTACGGTCTGGTTACCCTAGAACAGCTTGACCAGATCTATGACTGGTTGGAAAAGGCCGCTTAA